A single window of uncultured Pseudodesulfovibrio sp. DNA harbors:
- a CDS encoding ribonucleoside triphosphate reductase: MPSQIMKRDGRLETWSSDRIAQAIFKALGASGIKDPILSKRLAKKVEQKLSHMDIPEQEHVQNMVEQVLMESRQYEIAKKYILYREQRRQLRSEKEAYLNIKDVIDSYLDQADWRVNENANMTHSFQGLMLHLSGTVQARYALEKYPEEIRLAHEHGYFHIHDLSFGLAGYCAGWSLRDLLLEGFNLEGRASAGPAKHFDTALGQMNNFLGTLQNEWAGAQAFNNVDTYLAPYIREDGLDYKQVRQCMQKFVFNLNTTSRWGGQSPFTNLSFDLVAPKHIASEPIIIGGKYDDELTYGDFQKEMDMINQAYIEVMLEGDHHDRIFSFPIPTYNVTEDFPWESEIGESLMKLTAKYGVPYFQNFISSDLNPEDVRSMCCRLQMDLRELRTKTGGLFGAGDLTGSIGVVTLNLPKLAYLAQSEDDFLDLVEEYAELAKDSLEYKRKVINGNLEAGMFPWSKRYLKNGYKGHFSTIGLLGGHEACLNLIGKGIETEGGVRLMRRTLNHLRRITSRFQKETGSLYNLEATPAEGTSYRLAKIDKSLYADIQAQGNGTPYYTNSTQLPVGISEDVLYALEHQNQLQPLYTGGTVFHTFLGEAVPDPKALKNFILKAFTKTKIPYVSVTPTFSICKEHGYILGEHFECPTCGAEAEVYTRIVGYYRPVSRWNKGKQAEYTDRVVFSDCLCN; encoded by the coding sequence ATGCCAAGCCAAATCATGAAGAGAGACGGCCGGTTGGAGACGTGGTCATCTGATCGCATCGCCCAAGCCATTTTCAAAGCCCTTGGTGCCAGCGGCATTAAGGACCCGATTCTCTCCAAACGCCTTGCCAAGAAAGTTGAGCAAAAACTCAGCCATATGGATATCCCCGAGCAGGAGCATGTCCAGAATATGGTTGAACAGGTTCTTATGGAGTCCCGTCAATATGAGATAGCCAAAAAGTATATTCTTTACCGCGAACAGCGTCGTCAGCTTCGCAGTGAAAAAGAAGCTTATCTCAATATCAAGGATGTCATTGACTCATATCTTGATCAGGCAGACTGGCGCGTCAACGAAAACGCCAACATGACCCACTCTTTTCAGGGTCTCATGCTTCACCTGTCCGGCACGGTTCAGGCGCGGTATGCACTGGAAAAATATCCTGAGGAAATCCGTCTGGCCCATGAGCACGGCTATTTCCATATACATGATCTTTCCTTCGGTCTGGCTGGATACTGCGCTGGTTGGTCTCTCCGCGACCTCCTCCTTGAAGGCTTCAACCTTGAAGGCCGTGCTTCTGCCGGTCCGGCCAAGCATTTTGACACCGCTCTCGGCCAAATGAACAACTTTCTCGGCACATTGCAAAATGAATGGGCTGGCGCACAGGCATTCAACAATGTCGACACGTACCTTGCTCCCTACATCAGGGAAGACGGACTGGATTACAAACAGGTTCGCCAATGCATGCAGAAGTTTGTATTCAACTTGAACACCACTTCCCGCTGGGGAGGACAGTCACCGTTTACCAACCTTTCTTTCGATCTGGTGGCCCCCAAACATATCGCTTCCGAACCAATCATCATTGGCGGGAAATATGACGACGAGTTAACCTACGGCGATTTCCAGAAAGAGATGGATATGATCAACCAAGCATACATTGAGGTTATGCTTGAAGGCGATCACCACGACCGCATATTCTCTTTCCCGATTCCGACGTACAACGTCACCGAAGATTTCCCATGGGAATCGGAAATCGGCGAATCCCTCATGAAGCTGACCGCCAAATATGGTGTGCCGTACTTTCAGAACTTCATCAGCTCGGACCTCAACCCTGAAGATGTCCGCTCCATGTGCTGCCGTCTCCAGATGGACTTACGAGAATTGCGCACCAAGACCGGCGGACTGTTCGGAGCAGGAGATCTCACCGGTTCCATCGGTGTTGTCACACTGAACTTGCCCAAACTCGCCTATCTGGCGCAGTCGGAAGACGACTTCCTTGATCTGGTCGAAGAGTATGCCGAGTTGGCCAAAGATTCCCTTGAATACAAGCGTAAGGTTATCAACGGCAATCTTGAAGCCGGCATGTTCCCGTGGTCTAAACGGTATCTCAAGAATGGTTACAAAGGCCACTTTTCCACCATCGGCCTGCTTGGTGGGCATGAAGCCTGTCTGAATCTCATCGGCAAGGGCATTGAGACCGAAGGCGGCGTCCGACTGATGCGTCGCACCCTGAATCATCTTCGTCGTATCACTTCCCGGTTTCAGAAAGAAACAGGCTCTCTGTACAACCTTGAAGCCACGCCAGCCGAAGGCACCAGCTACAGGTTGGCTAAGATCGACAAATCTTTGTACGCCGACATTCAGGCACAGGGAAATGGCACTCCGTACTACACCAACTCGACGCAGTTGCCTGTAGGCATCTCTGAAGATGTGCTGTACGCACTGGAACACCAGAATCAGCTCCAACCGCTCTATACCGGCGGCACGGTGTTCCACACCTTCCTTGGCGAAGCGGTTCCCGATCCCAAGGCGCTCAAAAACTTCATTCTGAAAGCGTTTACCAAGACCAAGATTCCTTACGTCTCGGTCACGCCGACCTTCTCCATTTGCAAAGAGCACGGTTATATTCTGGGCGAGCACTTTGAATGCCCGACCTGCGGTGCAGAAGCAGAAGTGTACACCCGCATAGTCGGCTATTATCGTCCGGTTTCCCGTTGGAACAAAGGGAAGCAGGCTGAATACACTGACCGCGTGGTATTCAGCGATTGTTTGTGTAATTAA
- a CDS encoding anaerobic ribonucleoside-triphosphate reductase activating protein, which translates to MATNEPSGVWNYVRGFENLSLCDWPGRATCIIFLGGCNLHCPTCHNFELAWDMMSLPAIDPAHIKAYLRDRAGWLDGVTVTGGEPTTVSGVGELLWELKKYNLPIKMDTNGMRPEVVQELLHSKLVDTFAVDVKGPWAKYPSLTGHAVSEIAAQANMQRIFEMAEATTDSFYFRCTQVPGLTEADLDVARGYLPQGYELTIQKFVPPRRKQEHAKPNHEERRPVGDVVI; encoded by the coding sequence ATGGCTACAAATGAGCCCTCCGGGGTTTGGAATTACGTTCGAGGCTTTGAAAACCTGAGTTTGTGCGACTGGCCGGGACGGGCCACGTGCATCATTTTTTTGGGAGGATGCAACCTGCACTGCCCAACATGCCACAACTTCGAACTTGCTTGGGACATGATGTCCCTCCCGGCTATTGATCCGGCCCATATCAAAGCCTACCTCAGAGATCGTGCTGGATGGCTCGATGGCGTGACTGTCACAGGCGGAGAACCGACAACTGTTTCCGGCGTTGGAGAACTGTTATGGGAACTCAAAAAATACAACCTGCCTATTAAAATGGACACCAACGGCATGCGCCCCGAGGTTGTGCAGGAGTTGCTGCACAGCAAACTCGTTGACACCTTTGCCGTGGATGTCAAAGGGCCATGGGCCAAATACCCTTCCCTGACCGGTCACGCCGTGTCCGAGATCGCTGCGCAAGCTAACATGCAGCGTATCTTTGAAATGGCCGAAGCAACGACCGATTCTTTTTATTTCCGTTGCACACAGGTTCCCGGCCTGACTGAGGCCGACCTTGATGTTGCGCGAGGCTATCTGCCGCAAGGATATGAGTTGACTATTCAGAAATTTGTGCCCCCCAGGAGGAAGCAAGAGCATGCCAAGCCAAATCATGAAGAGAGACGGCCGGTTGGAGACGTGGTCATCTGA
- a CDS encoding metallophosphoesterase: MSTIMMYWVVIVLTVITLIVLYLGWRLIEPLPVGRKRKITLWLALATLLFGHRITWFLQRTEQYECLACDSIDWVGFTFFGFISILIFFMLVRDIPRLIGAFASGFKKVFGKRSRRPYFIEPNVQRRRFLLNASNGVFFATALPLTGFAVFTARSKPQVVRNALPVADLPSGLDGFTIAQISDTHIGPTIRADWARMVVDEVNKLGADVIVHTGDLVDGSVDGLKDDIQPMADFSAPYGVWFCTGNHEYYSGVHEWLAETKRLGIKPLVNEHALIDTGKGRVLLAGVPDINGYRFEPSHVSSPALARKDAPAHDVSILLAHQPNSVFDAAKAGYDVQLSGHTHGGQYFPYNFMIHLFQKYVRGLYLHDDTVLYVNTGTGYWGPPMRLGTCPEITLHTLRRA, translated from the coding sequence GTGAGTACCATTATGATGTATTGGGTCGTTATTGTCCTGACCGTCATTACCTTGATAGTGCTTTATCTCGGATGGCGGCTTATTGAGCCCCTGCCAGTTGGTCGCAAACGGAAAATCACTTTGTGGTTGGCTCTGGCTACGCTTTTATTCGGCCATCGTATAACGTGGTTTCTTCAACGTACTGAACAGTATGAGTGCCTTGCCTGCGATTCTATAGACTGGGTGGGGTTCACATTCTTTGGGTTTATTTCCATCCTTATATTCTTCATGCTTGTCAGAGATATTCCCCGCTTGATCGGAGCGTTTGCATCTGGTTTTAAGAAAGTGTTCGGCAAACGAAGCAGGCGTCCCTATTTTATTGAACCTAATGTCCAACGTCGTCGTTTTCTGCTGAACGCGTCCAACGGAGTGTTCTTCGCTACAGCGCTTCCTTTGACGGGATTTGCAGTGTTTACTGCGCGAAGCAAGCCTCAGGTTGTACGAAATGCACTTCCTGTCGCTGATCTCCCGTCTGGTCTTGATGGTTTCACCATTGCCCAGATTTCAGACACCCATATTGGCCCTACCATCCGTGCCGATTGGGCGCGCATGGTCGTGGACGAGGTCAACAAGCTTGGTGCAGACGTCATTGTGCACACAGGTGATTTGGTTGATGGGTCTGTCGATGGTCTTAAGGATGATATTCAGCCAATGGCTGATTTTTCGGCTCCATATGGAGTCTGGTTCTGTACCGGTAATCATGAATATTATTCAGGCGTTCACGAATGGCTGGCTGAAACGAAACGGCTCGGCATTAAGCCTCTGGTCAATGAGCATGCGCTTATTGATACAGGCAAAGGCAGGGTCCTTTTAGCTGGTGTCCCCGATATCAATGGATATCGATTCGAGCCGAGTCATGTTTCGTCTCCTGCATTGGCCCGCAAGGATGCTCCGGCGCATGACGTGTCCATCTTGTTGGCACATCAACCAAACTCGGTGTTTGATGCAGCCAAGGCTGGATATGACGTCCAGTTGTCTGGGCATACCCATGGAGGGCAGTATTTCCCGTACAATTTCATGATTCATCTCTTTCAGAAATATGTACGGGGTTTGTATCTTCATGACGACACCGTGCTGTATGTCAATACCGGCACTGGATATTGGGGACCGCCTATGCGACTTGGGACCTGCCCGGAGATAACGTTGCATACATTACGTAGGGCTTGA
- a CDS encoding FadR/GntR family transcriptional regulator, with amino-acid sequence MDVKPVNKKSISDEIVRQIREMISHGTLIPGDRLPAERKLAEEFGVSRTTVREGIKILAESGVLESRQGAGTFVSESRDDDGSLFDIVLSGQHDLRDVFEVRKMLEPEIAALAAVNASPDQLTRLEDTLTDQEDAVRRGESGAGYDHKFHQLLAEASGNPVLKEMVMVLHEGFAKSRAEEVQSLERQQASVRAHRAIVEAVKNGHAMQAERAMREHLASTESIVFSINISRR; translated from the coding sequence ATGGACGTCAAGCCAGTCAACAAAAAATCCATATCAGATGAAATTGTAAGGCAGATCAGAGAAATGATCAGTCACGGGACGTTGATACCCGGTGATAGACTCCCCGCCGAGCGAAAACTTGCGGAGGAGTTTGGTGTGTCTCGGACTACGGTTCGGGAAGGGATTAAGATTCTGGCCGAGTCCGGTGTGTTGGAAAGTCGTCAAGGTGCCGGAACATTTGTCAGTGAAAGCCGAGATGACGATGGTTCTTTGTTCGACATCGTGCTTTCCGGGCAGCACGATTTGCGAGATGTGTTTGAAGTTCGAAAGATGCTGGAGCCAGAGATTGCAGCCTTGGCTGCTGTGAATGCTTCACCGGATCAATTGACCCGCCTTGAAGATACGTTGACGGATCAGGAAGACGCTGTTCGTCGGGGGGAGTCCGGTGCCGGTTATGATCATAAATTTCATCAACTGCTGGCCGAGGCTTCGGGAAATCCCGTGCTCAAGGAAATGGTTATGGTTCTCCATGAAGGGTTTGCCAAAAGCCGTGCGGAAGAGGTGCAGTCTTTAGAACGCCAGCAGGCATCAGTCAGGGCGCACCGGGCCATTGTCGAGGCTGTCAAAAACGGACATGCCATGCAGGCTGAAAGGGCCATGCGAGAACATCTCGCTTCTACAGAAAGTATTGTATTTTCTATCAATATATCAAGGAGATAA
- a CDS encoding alpha-hydroxy-acid oxidizing protein, giving the protein MKEIRDKARELMKGYCRVCKVCDGKACVGEVPGMGGLGTGSSFKSNYEALAEIRLNMRLLHDVTEPDTSASVLGYDLSLPVMAAPIGGVSFNMGGGISEDAYAEAVVSGSKKAGVVGCTGDGVPPYVHEAGFAAIVKNGGYGIPFIKPWEGDELDEKLELARATGCTTFGMDVDAAGLITLRQMGRPVSPKPASELKKIIDKVHSWDAKFILKGIMTPDEAELAAEVGADGIVVSNHGGRVLDHAPGTAEVIHEVSEPVKGKLAVIVDGGIRTGVDVLKMIALGADAVMVGRPVAVAAMGGLEEGVEKYFDTLKAQLSGAMILTGSKDIKSIDINVLF; this is encoded by the coding sequence ATGAAAGAGATTCGCGATAAAGCACGTGAGCTGATGAAAGGCTACTGTCGTGTGTGTAAGGTTTGTGATGGCAAGGCGTGTGTCGGTGAGGTGCCGGGAATGGGCGGTCTCGGGACCGGGTCTTCGTTTAAAAGCAACTATGAAGCTTTGGCTGAAATCCGGTTGAACATGCGTCTTTTGCATGATGTGACCGAACCTGACACTTCCGCATCCGTGCTGGGCTATGATCTTTCCTTGCCTGTGATGGCCGCTCCTATTGGTGGTGTGTCCTTCAACATGGGTGGCGGTATCAGTGAAGATGCGTATGCCGAAGCCGTGGTCAGCGGGAGTAAAAAGGCAGGTGTTGTTGGATGTACCGGTGATGGGGTACCTCCTTATGTACATGAGGCCGGATTCGCTGCCATCGTCAAGAACGGTGGATATGGTATCCCCTTTATCAAACCGTGGGAAGGCGACGAGCTGGACGAGAAATTGGAATTGGCTCGTGCAACCGGATGTACCACATTTGGTATGGATGTGGATGCAGCGGGGTTGATCACGCTTCGTCAGATGGGACGTCCTGTGTCTCCCAAACCGGCTTCCGAATTAAAGAAAATTATCGATAAAGTGCATAGTTGGGACGCCAAATTCATATTGAAAGGCATCATGACTCCTGATGAAGCTGAGTTGGCCGCTGAAGTCGGCGCTGACGGCATTGTGGTTTCCAACCATGGTGGCCGTGTACTTGACCACGCCCCTGGAACAGCTGAGGTCATCCATGAAGTGTCCGAGCCGGTCAAGGGCAAGCTCGCAGTGATTGTTGATGGCGGTATTCGAACAGGCGTAGATGTCCTTAAAATGATCGCGCTTGGAGCCGACGCCGTCATGGTTGGTCGGCCTGTTGCCGTAGCCGCTATGGGTGGCTTGGAAGAGGGCGTAGAGAAATATTTCGATACGCTTAAGGCTCAGCTTTCGGGAGCAATGATCCTGACTGGGAGCAAGGATATCAAATCCATTGATATAAATGTCTTGTTTTAG
- a CDS encoding sulfite exporter TauE/SafE family protein produces MITTYLLYIVLGAFAGVLAGLLGIGGGLVIVPMLNIAFELQSFPDVHIQHVALGTSLATIIFTSLSSMRAHHKRGAINYTAFWRLVPGIIVGTYLGAWVAALLPTGFLKAFFGFFLYYVASQMLLGIKPKSARELPGQAGTFAVGNGIGIFSALVGIGGGTLTVPFLSWCNQTMHTAIATAAAVGLPIALSGTTGFIINGWNVEGIPGPHFGYIYIPAFLGIISMSVLTAPLGAKLAHSLPVDKLKRIFAILLLIVGTKMLWSSFM; encoded by the coding sequence ATGATCACAACCTATTTATTGTATATCGTCCTCGGTGCGTTTGCCGGGGTATTGGCAGGGTTGCTGGGTATCGGTGGCGGATTGGTTATCGTGCCCATGCTCAATATTGCGTTTGAACTGCAGAGTTTCCCGGATGTTCACATCCAGCATGTGGCACTTGGTACATCGTTGGCGACCATCATTTTTACGTCACTTTCAAGCATGCGTGCCCATCATAAGCGCGGGGCAATCAATTATACCGCATTTTGGCGCCTTGTTCCTGGCATCATCGTCGGTACCTACCTTGGAGCTTGGGTCGCGGCACTTTTGCCGACCGGATTCCTTAAGGCCTTTTTTGGCTTTTTCTTGTATTATGTAGCGAGTCAGATGCTGTTGGGCATTAAGCCCAAGAGTGCTCGTGAACTGCCGGGGCAGGCAGGAACGTTTGCCGTGGGTAACGGTATCGGTATCTTTTCAGCATTGGTTGGTATTGGTGGCGGGACATTGACGGTTCCGTTCTTGTCATGGTGCAACCAGACCATGCACACGGCCATCGCCACTGCTGCTGCGGTCGGTTTGCCCATCGCCTTGTCCGGGACAACTGGCTTTATCATCAATGGATGGAACGTCGAAGGTATTCCCGGTCCGCATTTCGGGTATATTTATATTCCGGCATTCCTTGGTATTATTTCCATGAGCGTCTTGACCGCACCGCTCGGGGCTAAGCTTGCCCACAGTCTGCCAGTGGACAAGCTCAAGCGAATCTTTGCAATCCTGCTTCTCATCGTGGGAACCAAGATGCTGTGGAGTTCGTTTATGTAA
- a CDS encoding glycosyltransferase produces the protein MNRFDFPQILPPSRPLLPAFTEHFSGWHLGMGLPETLLGLLPGLFQLARRDPECKNITMGMALWGTQAHPLTPGMGTWGIKSLNMGLKLGPAFTRILLLTAKLPKLGEAPNETEDDTEYKAEVEAMDTWHALARQDDRKLILRFLTVALGDSNKGLSWLQHVWQDLIHLGKPEIPKAALDMVEWTDSTQPLKERMEAEWAFHCLTPEKALPIIEELDPSLWGLWRAYAGGELLLRMGKKGEAKGILAALWKAIPWHVNLTLKLHEIFKAPPIGEIEDTADVTILVYSWNKAELLAETLRSLLDSDIGQAKVVALDNGSDDATGDVLLKAQKEFGADRFRVETLPVNVGAPAARNWLLALPEVKASKWAAFLDDDIILPKDWLLRLLGPAQSRDNIGAVGCRITAAVPPYGLQSADYNLFPVPPNDPKADMVPHRVLVFDNCAGSLDSGLFTYTRPCLSVSGCCHMINTRSIEKVGEFDLRYTPSQFDDLDRDIRSSLAGMPALFIGGLAIKHVQHSSLAKSKDTKQIGQVMGNKLKLDTKYTDEELIRLGQENQQWSWNDLEKKCDFLVDRLGLNT, from the coding sequence ATGAACCGATTTGATTTTCCCCAAATACTCCCTCCCAGCAGGCCCTTGTTGCCCGCATTTACAGAACATTTTTCCGGCTGGCATCTCGGCATGGGACTGCCTGAAACATTGCTCGGCCTCCTGCCAGGTCTCTTTCAACTCGCCAGACGTGACCCTGAATGTAAAAATATCACCATGGGCATGGCCCTTTGGGGAACACAAGCCCATCCGCTCACCCCGGGTATGGGCACATGGGGCATCAAAAGCCTCAACATGGGCCTCAAACTCGGCCCGGCTTTCACCCGCATATTGCTGCTGACTGCCAAACTCCCTAAATTGGGTGAAGCCCCCAACGAGACTGAGGATGATACGGAGTACAAAGCCGAAGTTGAAGCCATGGACACGTGGCATGCTCTCGCCCGACAGGATGACAGAAAGCTGATTCTGCGTTTTCTCACCGTTGCTCTTGGTGACTCAAACAAGGGTCTCTCCTGGCTCCAACATGTTTGGCAAGATCTCATTCATCTGGGCAAGCCGGAGATTCCCAAGGCTGCCTTGGATATGGTTGAATGGACCGACTCGACCCAGCCACTCAAGGAACGGATGGAAGCGGAGTGGGCATTTCATTGTCTCACGCCTGAAAAAGCCCTGCCCATCATTGAAGAACTTGACCCCTCACTTTGGGGACTGTGGCGAGCGTATGCCGGAGGAGAACTCCTTCTGCGCATGGGCAAAAAAGGTGAAGCCAAAGGCATATTAGCTGCACTGTGGAAAGCAATCCCATGGCATGTGAACCTCACCCTCAAACTTCATGAGATTTTCAAAGCCCCACCGATAGGCGAAATCGAAGATACCGCCGACGTCACGATTCTCGTGTATTCTTGGAACAAGGCAGAATTGCTGGCAGAAACACTGCGCAGCCTGCTGGACAGCGATATCGGACAAGCCAAAGTCGTTGCTCTAGACAATGGCTCTGATGATGCAACAGGCGATGTCCTGCTCAAAGCTCAGAAAGAATTCGGTGCTGATCGGTTCAGGGTGGAAACGCTCCCTGTCAACGTTGGTGCACCAGCCGCACGCAACTGGTTGCTCGCACTGCCGGAAGTCAAGGCCTCAAAATGGGCGGCATTCCTGGATGACGACATCATCCTTCCAAAGGACTGGCTTCTGCGGTTACTTGGACCAGCCCAGAGCCGGGACAACATAGGGGCTGTCGGGTGCCGTATCACCGCCGCGGTTCCGCCGTATGGCCTGCAGTCAGCCGACTACAACCTTTTCCCGGTCCCGCCGAACGATCCCAAAGCGGACATGGTGCCTCACAGAGTGCTGGTTTTTGACAACTGCGCAGGGTCACTCGATTCCGGGTTATTCACTTACACTCGCCCTTGTCTGTCTGTGTCTGGCTGCTGTCACATGATCAACACTCGTTCCATCGAAAAAGTCGGTGAATTCGATCTGCGGTACACTCCATCCCAGTTTGACGACTTGGATAGAGACATCCGTTCAAGCTTGGCCGGTATGCCTGCCCTATTTATAGGAGGGCTTGCTATCAAGCATGTCCAACACTCCAGTTTGGCCAAATCCAAAGATACCAAACAGATTGGTCAGGTCATGGGCAACAAGCTCAAACTCGACACCAAATATACGGATGAAGAACTCATTCGTCTGGGACAGGAAAATCAACAATGGTCATGGAACGATCTTGAAAAGAAATGTGACTTCCTTGTTGACCGCCTTGGCCTGAACACCTAG
- the lpxB gene encoding lipid-A-disaccharide synthase yields the protein MQTGNPTGPIWFNVGEASGDLHGAELIKRLKEVTPDATFTGMGGPAMEAEGLDVRYSMKLISLVGITEILGGLTRILKLLGEIKRELIKVRPRAIILVDCPEFNFRIAKMAYKLGIPVYYYISPQIWAWRSGRANFLRKYVRKVICILPFEKQFYKKYDMDVDYVGHPLMDVLPLSELDNIPVDENRIGLLPGSRNKEVSTLLPEFAKAAKLLQKAHPNLHYVMVRAPGMEKERLLKQWPDDIPVEIVEPDTRYKTFRSCKCIMAASGTVTLETALIGTPVLVAYKVSIISEIVARLLVNVDYISLPNLIAGHEIYPEFMQKDACADTLALAVSRWLDDSTEYDRVKHELIKLRTMVGEPGAPLRAARVIMDDLAELGR from the coding sequence ATGCAAACAGGAAATCCAACCGGACCTATCTGGTTCAACGTCGGCGAAGCGTCAGGCGATCTTCACGGCGCGGAACTCATCAAACGACTTAAGGAAGTAACCCCCGATGCCACCTTCACCGGCATGGGTGGTCCTGCCATGGAAGCCGAAGGGTTGGATGTACGCTATTCCATGAAACTCATCTCACTGGTGGGTATCACAGAAATCCTCGGCGGATTGACGCGAATCCTCAAACTACTTGGCGAGATCAAACGGGAACTCATCAAGGTACGTCCTCGTGCCATCATTCTGGTGGACTGTCCCGAGTTCAATTTCCGTATTGCCAAAATGGCGTACAAACTTGGAATTCCGGTTTATTACTATATCAGTCCGCAAATCTGGGCATGGCGTTCAGGTCGCGCCAATTTTCTGCGCAAATACGTGCGCAAGGTTATCTGCATCCTGCCGTTTGAAAAACAGTTCTATAAGAAATACGACATGGATGTAGATTATGTAGGCCATCCACTCATGGATGTACTTCCATTGAGCGAACTCGACAATATTCCGGTTGATGAAAATCGAATAGGATTACTCCCTGGTTCTCGGAACAAGGAAGTCAGCACCCTGTTGCCAGAATTTGCCAAGGCAGCCAAGCTTTTGCAAAAGGCTCACCCCAACCTGCATTACGTCATGGTGCGTGCACCAGGAATGGAAAAAGAACGCCTCCTTAAACAGTGGCCCGACGACATTCCGGTGGAAATTGTTGAACCTGACACTCGGTACAAGACATTTCGGTCCTGTAAGTGTATCATGGCTGCATCCGGCACGGTCACTCTGGAAACAGCGCTCATCGGCACTCCGGTATTAGTGGCCTACAAGGTTTCTATCATATCCGAAATAGTCGCCAGACTGCTCGTGAATGTTGACTATATTTCATTGCCCAACCTTATCGCGGGGCACGAAATCTACCCGGAATTTATGCAAAAAGACGCGTGCGCCGACACACTCGCACTCGCAGTCAGTCGATGGTTGGACGACTCAACGGAATACGACCGCGTCAAACACGAACTGATCAAACTCCGCACCATGGTCGGAGAACCTGGCGCTCCATTGCGCGCAGCACGAGTCATCATGGACGACTTGGCCGAACTTGGCCGCTAG
- a CDS encoding Gfo/Idh/MocA family oxidoreductase: MLKVGVVGLGWMGRVHLRNYTEMADVEVVGVVDVDEKAREEVAAQFGVKTFASLDELLENELDAMSVCVPTSLHHETGLKIMDKSINVIIEKPLAVSASEGEDLVAKAKEKGVALMVGHVERFNPAVERVKELIGDDVISIQIERVGPYPPRIQDVGVIKDLGSHDIDLIRFLTGSEFKSVYAVSSTSIGKHEDSALITAEMENGVLANITTNWVTPYKGRKISVACESKYIQANLITQEVKEYSAFSTYDKSYSVREWPLMFREPVKEELTQFLTALRNGTPVPITGEDGLEVLKTFDRIFDCASC, translated from the coding sequence ATGTTGAAAGTAGGCGTTGTCGGGTTGGGTTGGATGGGGCGTGTCCATCTGCGCAACTATACCGAAATGGCAGATGTGGAAGTGGTTGGTGTTGTTGATGTCGACGAAAAGGCTCGCGAAGAAGTCGCTGCCCAGTTCGGTGTAAAGACTTTTGCCAGTCTTGATGAGTTGTTGGAAAACGAACTGGATGCCATGTCCGTGTGCGTTCCCACCAGCCTGCATCACGAGACCGGGCTGAAGATCATGGACAAGAGCATCAACGTCATCATCGAGAAGCCGTTGGCTGTTTCTGCTTCTGAGGGTGAGGATCTTGTTGCCAAGGCCAAGGAAAAGGGCGTTGCTCTTATGGTCGGGCATGTCGAGCGTTTCAACCCGGCAGTCGAGCGCGTCAAGGAATTGATCGGTGACGATGTTATTTCCATTCAGATCGAACGTGTCGGACCATATCCGCCGCGCATTCAGGACGTGGGCGTTATTAAGGACCTTGGTTCTCATGACATCGACCTTATTCGTTTCCTGACCGGTTCCGAATTCAAGTCCGTCTACGCAGTGTCTTCCACCTCCATTGGTAAGCATGAGGATTCCGCGCTTATTACTGCCGAGATGGAAAACGGTGTACTCGCCAATATCACCACGAACTGGGTGACTCCATATAAGGGCCGCAAGATCAGTGTTGCCTGCGAATCCAAGTACATTCAAGCCAATTTGATTACGCAGGAAGTCAAGGAATATTCGGCTTTCTCCACCTACGATAAATCCTATTCCGTTCGCGAATGGCCGCTCATGTTCCGTGAGCCTGTCAAAGAGGAATTGACTCAGTTCTTGACCGCTTTGCGTAACGGGACCCCGGTGCCCATCACTGGTGAAGACGGACTCGAAGTGCTCAAGACCTTCGATCGTATCTTCGATTGCGCCAGTTGCTAA